A genomic window from Phoenix dactylifera cultivar Barhee BC4 unplaced genomic scaffold, palm_55x_up_171113_PBpolish2nd_filt_p 000007F, whole genome shotgun sequence includes:
- the LOC103705392 gene encoding coatomer subunit gamma-2-like isoform X1, with product MAEPLVKKDDDRDDEADYSPFMGIEKGAVLQEARVFNDPQLDARRCSQVITKLLYLLNQGETFTKIEATEVFFAVTKLFQSKDTGLRRMVYLMIKELSPSADEVIIVTSSLMKDMNSKTDMYRANAIRVLCRITDGTLLTQIERYLKQAIVDKNPVVASAALVSGIHLLQTNPEIVKRWSNEVQEAVQSRAALVQFHALALLHQIRQNDRLAVSKLVTSLTRGSVRSPLAQCLLIRYTSQVIRESSVNTQTGERPFLDFLESCLRHKAEMVILEAARAITELSGVTSRELTPAITVLQLFLSSSKPVLRFAAVRTLNKVAMTHPLAVTNCNIDMESLISDQNRSIATLAITTLLKTGNESSVDRLMKQITNFMSDIADEFKIVVVEAIRSLCLKFPLKYRSLMNFLSSILREEGGFEYKKAIVDSIVILIKDIPEAKEGGLFHLCEFIEDCEFTYLSTQILHFLGNEGPKTSDPSKYIRYIYNRVILENATIRASAVSTLAKFGALIDSLKPRIFVLLRRCLYDSDDEVRDRATLYLNMLGGDGLVGETDKDVKEFLFGSLDVPLVNLETSLRNYEASEEPFDISTVPKEVKSQPHAEKKAPGKKPSGLGAPSSGPTSAGDAFEKLLSAIPEFSGFGKLFKSSAPVELTEAETEYAVNVVKHIYDGHVVFQYNCTNTIPEQLLENVTVFVDASEAEEFSEVASKPLKTLPYDSPGQSFVAFEKPEGVPAVGKFSNLLKFIVKEVDPSMGEADEEGVEDEYQLEDFEVVSADYMLKVGVSNFKHAWDNMGADCERVDEYGLGVRESLAEAVSAVINILGMQACEGTDVVPSNARSHTSLLSGVFIGNVKVLARISFGIDGPKQVAMKLAVRSEDQAVSDAIHEIVASG from the exons ATGGCCGAGCCTCTCGTGAAGAAGGATGACGATCGGGACGACGAAG CAGATTACTCTCCGTTTATGGGTATTGAGAAGGGTGCAGTCCTTCAAGAAGCTAGGGTCTTTAACGATCCTCAGCTAGATGCCAGAAGATGCTCACAG GTCATCACAAAGCtcctgtatttgctaaatcaagGAGAAACTTTTACCAAG ATTGAAGCCACGGAAGTATTTTTTGCTGTGACAAAACTATTCCAATCCAAGGATACTGGGTTGAGGAGAATGGTTTATTTGATGATTAAGGAGCTTTCCCCATCTGCAGATGAG GTTATAATTGTCACAAGTTCATTGATGAAAGACATGAATAGCAAGACCGATATGTATAGAGCCAATGCTATACGTGTTCTTTGTAGAATTACTGATGGCACCCTTCTTACCCAAATAGAGAGATACTTGAAGCAAGCCATTGTTGACAAGAACCCTGTTGTTGCCAGTGCCGCTCTTGTTAGTGGTATTCACTTACTTCAG ACAAATCCAGAAATTGTGAAAAGATGGAGCAATGAGGTACAGGAAGCTGTCCAGTCAAGAGCTGCTCTTGTACAATTTCATGCATTGGCTCTTCTTCACCAG ATACGGCAAAATGACCGCTTGGCTGTTAGCAAGCTTGTGACGAGCTTGACTAGAGGGTCTGTCCGCTCACCCCTAGCCCAGTGCCTTCTAATTCGCTATACTAGCCAG GTTATTCGAGAGTCAAGTGTGAATACACAAACAGGGGAACGTCCTTTTTTGGATTTTCTTGAATCCTGTTTGCGACACAAAGCAGAAATGGTGATACTTGAAGCTGCAAGAGCAATAACAGAGCTGAGTGGTGTGACCAGTCGAGAGTTGACACCTGCAATCACTGTTTTACAGTTATTTTTGAGTTCATCCAAACCAGTCCTTCGTTTTGCTGCTGTTCGCACTCTAAATAAG GTTGCTATGACACATCCTCTGGCAGTTACCAATTGTAATATTGACATGGAAAGCTTAATCTCTGATCAAAACAGGAGCATTGCTACTCTTGCTATAACGACACTCCTAAAAACTGGCAATGAATCAAGTGTAGATCGCTTGATGAAACAAATAACCAATTTCATGTCAGATATTGCTGATGAGTTCAAGATTGTCGTTGTGGAAGCTATACGATCTTTGTGCCTGAAGTTTCCTCTTAAGTATCGTTCATT GATGAACTTCTTAAGCAGCATTCTTAGAGAAGAAGGAGGTTTTGAATATAAGAAAGCAATTGTTGATTCTATAGTTATCCTCATCAAAGATATACCAGAAGCTAAAGAAGGTGGCTTGTTTCATCTATGTGAATTTATTGAGGATTGTGAATTCACATATTTGTCAACTCAG ATTCTTCACTTTTTGGGAAATGAAGGGCCAAAGACATCAGATCCTAGTAAATATATTCGCTACATTTACAATCGGGTTATACTTGAAAATGCAACCATTCGGGCTAGTGCCGTGAGTACATTGGCGAAATTTGGTGCTTTGATTGATTCATTGAAG CCTCGCATATTTGTTCTTTTGAGGCGTTGCCTTTATGATAGTGATGATGAG GTTCGTGATCGTGCAACACTTTATCTTAATATGCTTGGAGGTGACGGTTTGGTTGGTGAAACTGACAAAGATGTCAAGGAATTCCTCTTTGGCTCGTTGGATGTGCCTCTTGTCAATTTGGAAACAAGTTTACGGAATTAC GAAGCTTCTGAAGAACCTTTTGATATCTCTACTGTGCCAAAGGAAGTTAAGTCACAACCTCATGCTGAGAAAAAGGCTCCAGGTAAAAAGCCTAGTGGTTTAGGGGCTCCTTCCAGTGGTCCAACATCGGCTGGTGATGCATTTGAAAAGCTTCTTTCGGCCATTCCTGAGTTTTCTGGCTTTGGGAAACTCTTCAAG TCATCCGCACCTGTGGAGCTGACAGAAGCTGAAACAGAATATGCGGTTAATGTTGTCAAGCACATTTATGATGGGCATGTTGTATTCCAGTACAACTGTACAAACACCATTCCCGAGCAGCTACTTGAAAAT GTCACTGTCTTTGTTGATGCTTCTGAAGCTGAGGAATTTTCAGAAGTTGCATCGAAGCCTCTTAAAACCTTGCCCTATGATTCGCCAGGGCAGAGTTTTGTAGCTTTTGAAAAGCCAGAAGGTGTTCCTGCTGTGGGAAAGTTTTCAAACTTGTTAAAATTCATTGTCAAAGAG GTGGATCCCTCCATGGGGGAAGCAGATGAAGAAGGGGTTGAAGATGAGTACCAGCTAGAAGATTTTGAAGTTGTTTCTGCAGATTATATGCTGAAGGTAGGAGTCTCCAATTTCAAGCATGCTTGGGATAACATGGGTGCAGATTGCGAGCGGGTTGATGAATATGGGCTTGGTGTCCGTGAGAGCTTGGCTGAAGCTGTTAGTGCTGTCATCAACATTCTTGGCATGCAGGCTTGCGAG GGAACTGATGTAGTTCCAAGCAATGCACGGTCCCATACTTCCCTTTTATCTGGTGTATTCATCGGCAATGTGAAAGTGCTAGCTAGAATATCATTTGGGATTGACGGTCCTAAGCAAGTTGCAATGAAACTTGCTGTTAGATCCGAAGATCAGGCAGTCAGTGATGCAATCCATGAAATTGTCGCGAGTGGCTAA
- the LOC103705392 gene encoding coatomer subunit gamma-2-like isoform X3: protein MLCLDSISCVDPSMGEADEEGVEDEYQLEDFEVVSADYMLKVGVSNFKHAWDNMGADCERVDEYGLGVRESLAEAVSAVINILGMQACEGTDVVPSNARSHTSLLSGVFIGNVKVLARISFGIDGPKQVAMKLAVRSEDQAVSDAIHEIVASG, encoded by the exons ATGTTATGCCTAGACAGCATTTCTTGT GTGGATCCCTCCATGGGGGAAGCAGATGAAGAAGGGGTTGAAGATGAGTACCAGCTAGAAGATTTTGAAGTTGTTTCTGCAGATTATATGCTGAAGGTAGGAGTCTCCAATTTCAAGCATGCTTGGGATAACATGGGTGCAGATTGCGAGCGGGTTGATGAATATGGGCTTGGTGTCCGTGAGAGCTTGGCTGAAGCTGTTAGTGCTGTCATCAACATTCTTGGCATGCAGGCTTGCGAG GGAACTGATGTAGTTCCAAGCAATGCACGGTCCCATACTTCCCTTTTATCTGGTGTATTCATCGGCAATGTGAAAGTGCTAGCTAGAATATCATTTGGGATTGACGGTCCTAAGCAAGTTGCAATGAAACTTGCTGTTAGATCCGAAGATCAGGCAGTCAGTGATGCAATCCATGAAATTGTCGCGAGTGGCTAA
- the LOC103705392 gene encoding coatomer subunit gamma-2-like isoform X2 yields the protein MAEPLVKKDDDRDDEDYSPFMGIEKGAVLQEARVFNDPQLDARRCSQVITKLLYLLNQGETFTKIEATEVFFAVTKLFQSKDTGLRRMVYLMIKELSPSADEVIIVTSSLMKDMNSKTDMYRANAIRVLCRITDGTLLTQIERYLKQAIVDKNPVVASAALVSGIHLLQTNPEIVKRWSNEVQEAVQSRAALVQFHALALLHQIRQNDRLAVSKLVTSLTRGSVRSPLAQCLLIRYTSQVIRESSVNTQTGERPFLDFLESCLRHKAEMVILEAARAITELSGVTSRELTPAITVLQLFLSSSKPVLRFAAVRTLNKVAMTHPLAVTNCNIDMESLISDQNRSIATLAITTLLKTGNESSVDRLMKQITNFMSDIADEFKIVVVEAIRSLCLKFPLKYRSLMNFLSSILREEGGFEYKKAIVDSIVILIKDIPEAKEGGLFHLCEFIEDCEFTYLSTQILHFLGNEGPKTSDPSKYIRYIYNRVILENATIRASAVSTLAKFGALIDSLKPRIFVLLRRCLYDSDDEVRDRATLYLNMLGGDGLVGETDKDVKEFLFGSLDVPLVNLETSLRNYEASEEPFDISTVPKEVKSQPHAEKKAPGKKPSGLGAPSSGPTSAGDAFEKLLSAIPEFSGFGKLFKSSAPVELTEAETEYAVNVVKHIYDGHVVFQYNCTNTIPEQLLENVTVFVDASEAEEFSEVASKPLKTLPYDSPGQSFVAFEKPEGVPAVGKFSNLLKFIVKEVDPSMGEADEEGVEDEYQLEDFEVVSADYMLKVGVSNFKHAWDNMGADCERVDEYGLGVRESLAEAVSAVINILGMQACEGTDVVPSNARSHTSLLSGVFIGNVKVLARISFGIDGPKQVAMKLAVRSEDQAVSDAIHEIVASG from the exons ATGGCCGAGCCTCTCGTGAAGAAGGATGACGATCGGGACGACGAAG ATTACTCTCCGTTTATGGGTATTGAGAAGGGTGCAGTCCTTCAAGAAGCTAGGGTCTTTAACGATCCTCAGCTAGATGCCAGAAGATGCTCACAG GTCATCACAAAGCtcctgtatttgctaaatcaagGAGAAACTTTTACCAAG ATTGAAGCCACGGAAGTATTTTTTGCTGTGACAAAACTATTCCAATCCAAGGATACTGGGTTGAGGAGAATGGTTTATTTGATGATTAAGGAGCTTTCCCCATCTGCAGATGAG GTTATAATTGTCACAAGTTCATTGATGAAAGACATGAATAGCAAGACCGATATGTATAGAGCCAATGCTATACGTGTTCTTTGTAGAATTACTGATGGCACCCTTCTTACCCAAATAGAGAGATACTTGAAGCAAGCCATTGTTGACAAGAACCCTGTTGTTGCCAGTGCCGCTCTTGTTAGTGGTATTCACTTACTTCAG ACAAATCCAGAAATTGTGAAAAGATGGAGCAATGAGGTACAGGAAGCTGTCCAGTCAAGAGCTGCTCTTGTACAATTTCATGCATTGGCTCTTCTTCACCAG ATACGGCAAAATGACCGCTTGGCTGTTAGCAAGCTTGTGACGAGCTTGACTAGAGGGTCTGTCCGCTCACCCCTAGCCCAGTGCCTTCTAATTCGCTATACTAGCCAG GTTATTCGAGAGTCAAGTGTGAATACACAAACAGGGGAACGTCCTTTTTTGGATTTTCTTGAATCCTGTTTGCGACACAAAGCAGAAATGGTGATACTTGAAGCTGCAAGAGCAATAACAGAGCTGAGTGGTGTGACCAGTCGAGAGTTGACACCTGCAATCACTGTTTTACAGTTATTTTTGAGTTCATCCAAACCAGTCCTTCGTTTTGCTGCTGTTCGCACTCTAAATAAG GTTGCTATGACACATCCTCTGGCAGTTACCAATTGTAATATTGACATGGAAAGCTTAATCTCTGATCAAAACAGGAGCATTGCTACTCTTGCTATAACGACACTCCTAAAAACTGGCAATGAATCAAGTGTAGATCGCTTGATGAAACAAATAACCAATTTCATGTCAGATATTGCTGATGAGTTCAAGATTGTCGTTGTGGAAGCTATACGATCTTTGTGCCTGAAGTTTCCTCTTAAGTATCGTTCATT GATGAACTTCTTAAGCAGCATTCTTAGAGAAGAAGGAGGTTTTGAATATAAGAAAGCAATTGTTGATTCTATAGTTATCCTCATCAAAGATATACCAGAAGCTAAAGAAGGTGGCTTGTTTCATCTATGTGAATTTATTGAGGATTGTGAATTCACATATTTGTCAACTCAG ATTCTTCACTTTTTGGGAAATGAAGGGCCAAAGACATCAGATCCTAGTAAATATATTCGCTACATTTACAATCGGGTTATACTTGAAAATGCAACCATTCGGGCTAGTGCCGTGAGTACATTGGCGAAATTTGGTGCTTTGATTGATTCATTGAAG CCTCGCATATTTGTTCTTTTGAGGCGTTGCCTTTATGATAGTGATGATGAG GTTCGTGATCGTGCAACACTTTATCTTAATATGCTTGGAGGTGACGGTTTGGTTGGTGAAACTGACAAAGATGTCAAGGAATTCCTCTTTGGCTCGTTGGATGTGCCTCTTGTCAATTTGGAAACAAGTTTACGGAATTAC GAAGCTTCTGAAGAACCTTTTGATATCTCTACTGTGCCAAAGGAAGTTAAGTCACAACCTCATGCTGAGAAAAAGGCTCCAGGTAAAAAGCCTAGTGGTTTAGGGGCTCCTTCCAGTGGTCCAACATCGGCTGGTGATGCATTTGAAAAGCTTCTTTCGGCCATTCCTGAGTTTTCTGGCTTTGGGAAACTCTTCAAG TCATCCGCACCTGTGGAGCTGACAGAAGCTGAAACAGAATATGCGGTTAATGTTGTCAAGCACATTTATGATGGGCATGTTGTATTCCAGTACAACTGTACAAACACCATTCCCGAGCAGCTACTTGAAAAT GTCACTGTCTTTGTTGATGCTTCTGAAGCTGAGGAATTTTCAGAAGTTGCATCGAAGCCTCTTAAAACCTTGCCCTATGATTCGCCAGGGCAGAGTTTTGTAGCTTTTGAAAAGCCAGAAGGTGTTCCTGCTGTGGGAAAGTTTTCAAACTTGTTAAAATTCATTGTCAAAGAG GTGGATCCCTCCATGGGGGAAGCAGATGAAGAAGGGGTTGAAGATGAGTACCAGCTAGAAGATTTTGAAGTTGTTTCTGCAGATTATATGCTGAAGGTAGGAGTCTCCAATTTCAAGCATGCTTGGGATAACATGGGTGCAGATTGCGAGCGGGTTGATGAATATGGGCTTGGTGTCCGTGAGAGCTTGGCTGAAGCTGTTAGTGCTGTCATCAACATTCTTGGCATGCAGGCTTGCGAG GGAACTGATGTAGTTCCAAGCAATGCACGGTCCCATACTTCCCTTTTATCTGGTGTATTCATCGGCAATGTGAAAGTGCTAGCTAGAATATCATTTGGGATTGACGGTCCTAAGCAAGTTGCAATGAAACTTGCTGTTAGATCCGAAGATCAGGCAGTCAGTGATGCAATCCATGAAATTGTCGCGAGTGGCTAA